The segment ggCTTACACTTTTAGGTTggattgtaaattgtaagcatttttgggtatgtaaaaaaagtatccgataaataatttactaatcCTGACGATAAGAAGAATGTTTTGgcggagagtagcttagctgtcataacgttttattagatctgCTGAAAATAGtcgtaagaaaaacaaaatacatatatacaattgtCACCCTGTATCAAGCAAGAcgatataaacacaaatcctactccatTTCTAGTAAGGGTATTATAGACTGTAATTACACCCATGTCTATCGTCATCTTCTGggctgagtacaacaaggacacACTCTTGTAAGAGTacgattttaaattttaagcattttcggcatgtaaataataatgaactgaTAGTTAACGGTGCAATCCTagcaattttaagaatgtttggaaggagagcaaCACAGCTgatatgacgtttcattagattcaCTATAAGTTTGCTACAAGTGGACGGAAATAAAGACAAGCCCCACTCCTAATCAAGTTAAAATATACTCAGGGATTACTTTGACttcaattctcaattctacttccATTTCAATAAGGAATTACACGTATACCTCCACAACCAAATCCTACTTGTATCTCTCCATTATCCATGAGCAACTCACACACTTTATAACTAGATCTTCCCTCCTCAAGAAATAAAGACTAATGATCAagactttggaaaataataaatcccGTTCAagttgaaactaaaaaaattatagcactCGTCTAAggtcatatattttacaagtattacagaattatttttgttttctaaaaatattaatgaataatgaatcaaaaacaTAGAATGGAATTGGTTCTGTGCCTCGTACAGAGAAAGAGTCAAGGCCCATGAGCGAGGATTCTTATATCTTTAATTCCTttccaagaaaataaatcattttttacatgCAAATGTATAAGGCAAAGTATgcaaacagaaaaatatatgtaaaaaaaaaggatttttatataagttttttacatcttttaaaaagtcaaaagttgtatgtttttattttatccggGAATAGAGAGGAAACGTACTGGGGTATGATTTGTAGACCCAGATGGAGTACCTACACCTGcatatgtatatgtaggtatgctctaaaaatattatttatagggacaaatatttcatattaaataataatttaacatgtGTTTAAGAAATGTATcgacatatttatttctaaatattgttcacttcatttattatataatatgttaatattaatcCATTTGTTTAAATCCAGAGTATTATGTTCACAAATAGATTTCCACtccttgaataataattcccttTAGAGGAGATAATAtgttacttaaaattaaataaatgtagaaCATCACTACATTGAGTTGTGAGAAAAATATAGATAGTCTCAActattgagaaataaatatataaacaaggcCATCAGGTCCccctcaaatataattatgtggAGAAGCCTCATAGAGGCCGGAATGATTGAGCAAATGTATCAGCTAACAAAAGGGATATGTCATCTCATTtgttggttttaaaaaaaaaacacattaatattgagaaattactacaatccaagaaatgatatttaacCCTGATGGTGTTTAAAAAGTTGACACTTGAAATACTTTCCTTCAAGTgacgttgaaattataatagGGTCACCAGAATATAATACGATACAGTAGTAACTTGACATAcgaatttaataaatttctgGACAGGAGTTCGTAAATCAAATCAACTCTTCTcgaaagaaataactaaaaaattaaatttgaagtgACTCTTGCGTACTGTCATCAACTTTTGACCAActcgtattttaaaaaaaacaactcgtATGTTATGGCATTTGCAAATACAACTAGTCAACTGTCAAAGTTATAGCATCTATATTATGGTTTGTGTGTTGATTACTTCGAAGCAAGCCAAACCAtcagcaaatattattttatagcatTATTGTTTAGTGTATAAAATCACGAAAAAATGGgcccatttgaaaaataaaaaatattcctgtttTATCAAGACATCACTGAAAATGATGTATGAATTAGGTTATGAATGGCTTCCCCATCCTTAATATTCTCCAAATCTGGTCCCCAATGACTTTCTCCTATTTGATGATCTCAAAAGAATGCTTGCTGGAGAAAAATTTAGAGATAATAAAGAGATAATCTCCAGAAACTGAGGTCTTCATTCTCTCAAAAAAGTGCGaagaattgttaaataaaacacaaatttcaaatttaatcattaaaatttattttttgccttcAAAGTAATGTCCAttagataaaatacaaatatgccAACGCTTTTCCCAGTCCTCAAGACATTTTCGGTAGGCACTTTTTGGCATGGCTTTTGGCTccttcaacaatttttttatttatggattcaatagactcaaaacAGGTTCAACAAAGTAGCAATTTAAGTTTAAGGAACAAAAAAGTTACACAGAGCTAAATCAGGCAAACATGGTGGTTGATCGATGGCATTTATTGGGTATCTGGCTTTGAATTTGCTCACAACTGTGGCTCTGTGCGATGGTGCGTTATCGTCGTGTAAAATCCATGAGTTGTTCGTCAATAATTCTGGCCGTTTTACACGGATTTTCTCACGCAAACGCCTTAGTACTCCcaaatattactccttattgACCGTTTGTCCCTTTGGAACGAATTCTTGATGCACCCcagatatcaaagaaaacaatgaGCATcatcttgacttttttttaacgatCTCATGGCCTTCCTTGAACTCTTTGTACCACTCATATGCACaggttttaaataaaactaattcacCAAAAGCTTGTTCAAACATTTTCAACGCGTTATCATATGAAATTTCGTTCGCAACACAAAATTTTAAAGCAAactctttgttcaataatttcgttcattgtaaaaatcgtggagcactagtgagatagactgacttatccagctgttgcaaaCAAACTGGTCTACAGATCGCGCTCAAACTTGACATCATAATGAAAAACAGTGCTGCCgaactagaaaaaaaagtttttatatccCTTCAGAGCgcgcaatttaaattaacaattcctggtgcttttttgacagaatgtatatTTAGACTAAAGATTAATCAAACTATACCAATGCCATCGGAAAGTTGTATGAACGCTATAATCGCTGAATCGCAggctaatttattaaattaataaactaaatttttcattataatgtgTTTTACTATGTTAACATGGAAATAGATTAgctttgatgaaaataaaacgCGACTTATAAAGtcttatattttgaatgaagtGGATCATTAAGAAGCTCAATGCCTAACCTATAATTATTCTAGgatgaaaagtaatatttaggTGATGTAAAGGTGTATATTGGCCTGTTGAAAATCATTTGATcctttcttataaattaaaatagctaggaaaaggaaataatttatttctcaatttattcttatttatttttcttttatgatgacatcttcatttacaaatattttatcaagataacccttttttttaagtacatacatagaatatatatatacaaatgataaGAATGCTTACACATTGGACTGTTCATaagcaataaaagaataatcccacaaaagagaaggaaaaaaaaagaaaagaagaagaatgagGAAGGGGGGAAGTGAAGCAGCAACTACTCTACTTTAATAACAGCAACAAGCAATTAAATAACTCTTTTCCCgaggataattataaaaacttattcacCTAATAACATGTAAACAtgagaaaaattaatgatactCAAGTTCTTATAGTAAGAAATGGAGGCTCAGGAAGCTTAATGGCATTCTTTTTATACTACCATTGAACATATTATGTGGgccgtcaatacaaaaacaagtttGAGTAAGGTGACCAGACGTACCTAATTCCGTGAGAAAGTCCCTGTTTTGGGTTACCTGTCCCCGGTTTTAGAAAatgcaggggcgtctgcagttGGCGTGTTGGAGGGGCTGTACGCCCCCAATTAAGGAACTTTGgttattactagaaaatttaatttaccaaaaatttaattttctgttaatagctgggatttcaaaatttttctacgaaaaattgaattttttgtgaacaactgtagattttaatttttatttccccaaaataattaattctttatgaatagctaaagatttttgaaacttttttcccaaaaaattaatatttgaaattaaatttttgaaatttttttctacaacaatttaatttttgaatttttttgagaatagctatggttttttgaaatttttcacaaaaacttatttttgtggatagctggggatttttcaaaaaatttcaaaaatttttatattcggaaacatttttttcgaaattttaatttgtatttatttcaaaaaaagtccTAAAACTAACCCATAACCCCTGCCCCAAATATTATTCTGCAGACGCTACTGAAATATCACTGATTTGGATACTAAATGGGGATATTAACATCAATAAAACTGATGTTATTTCTTTAAGTAAGAAACTATTACTATTGGCTTTGTTCTTGTAGTTTTTCTCATGTCCTTCTTtactcttatttaaatattcaagtcCCTCAGGCGGAGGTGGATCAATGAAAAGATGACAATAatgtccttcattttttttattcacacctttggtttcaataaataaaattagtctttctgtaaaaaatttcaaatgttaaagtagggtaaatttttttagagatattctttttttttttttaaaggtcatgGTCAAACTCTATCCCGACccaaaaaaacttccaaaaaataaagttctgaGATACGACGTATCTTTGTCTCTCAATTACTCGTGTAAAGTATAAGTAAGCTTTTAGTACACGAAAAGTCCGCGATTCCGAAACAGCTTTGGGAATCTTCAAAAGATCCATAAGATTTTccagatcttaaaaagcttatagtattgCTCAGTATTTAATCATAGTTTTATAGATAAGATACTATCTATATGGAATGTAGCATCTCTACTTATCTTGGTTAGTTTCTTGGAGCGACATCCACATTATTAACAGCTACATTGCGTggttatttcaatattaagcTATACTCATATTTATCCTAATTGAGTTTAGTATAATTCTTGGACGATTTATCgacaatttctataaacaaactatttttattaactcaTGTGCACTTTTGCATTATGATTAAGAaacctcagacacacatctatttattgtttgaattttgtagaaatttatattgctcattaataaattatatcttgttgaaggttaaaattcaaagtgttaagatttgtttttattataactaccataacttaaaaaaacaacaacaagagTTTACACTCTAAAGTATCTCatctcatcccaaaaatttgaacataaagCCTATCATTAACTGAAGTAtggttataaaatattgggttaGATGTATACATGatgtaaaaaaactaacaaattcTACCCAAAAGCATGCTCGAAcaagaattaagaaaataaaaaattgtcattttattgttaatatacttattttgataatttatggGCTTCAGTTTATAATGATTGGTTATGGGTTGATATACCTAGGAATATTAGCAATAGTCTTGaatcttcatttgatatatgataTTTTCTGACGTATgaatatggcctttcaaaaaatatctattttacattttttgtgtaaCTGATCGATAATTTTTAACAATCTTTATGTGCATATTGCCACGTATGTatacaaatgttttattaatataaatgtaggAACATttcagcttgcttttgtgttgacagagcATAGTTCTTCATTTCTTGatgtttgttcaagattgttttgtgTTGACTcacaacatattatatatgttaatagctatataatatatactctcAATTTGTTGTGTCGTCACTAATAGAAATCGAGATGAcagatcaatttattttttcccaagtGTAGAAACTAATATACAGAATTTTTTCCTTAGTTATGGtataattgattcattattatttcaatgactGTAACACTTAGGAAATATAATCTTATGTGTATAcgagtgatgggacgattcatCGGAATAGAGAATCGTATAATCGGTTGtcggcatcgggaaaataatgtttaagttGGGATTCCGATtcttactaattaatatttattactggtatttaactatttattacttttttaagtaatgaaaaaaatagccatACAAAACTAAAGACTTTTTGCTTAttacttgaaaattaaaatattttaaattaaaaaaaaataataatatttgaatttcttttttttttatattttaaattttttccaaaaaattaatttttttaagaacagctgggataatgaaatttttttcctaaaatttaatatttaaaattttttgtgaatagctgtggatttctaaatttttttttcaaaatcttaaattttttattaacaactgtagatttttgaaattttagttcaaaaaattaatttttttagagaatagcGAGgggtttttgaataaaatttttgaaaaatttacatttttgtgaatagttgttgattttcaaaattaaatatcaaattgcatatttgaaaaaaaaaagaaaattgcattttttttttttaattttaattcttcgactttctgtcaaaaaatttccaaaaaccgAGCTTCCCTGTATAATATAATTCTGTCATCGATCCTGatagcaaaatagtatttttaatgataattacacATATTAAAGAGtcgaaatttcaaattttactaGAATCACATCAGAGTCGgcctcaagattttttttttaatcgtcccatcactagtgaATACGCTGTACAATATAGATAGGATTTCAACAAGAAGTTCATAAATTCGGAATTGATATTGTCAATAAAACTTGTACAGTcggtatatatgaagtaaaaaaatattgatagggATTCTCTCTTTTCCAGACTTTCgttcaagatatttttataatgacatATCGCACATATACCATACATGAACATGTAATTTATTTCgaagaactttgcatattataaccTTCTTAGCTCAATAAttcttcctttcaaaataaagaagctATACAGGGTGCAAcaaaaaacttccttttttcGAAAGacaataaaacagttttttataaattagaaattttttatattttattcatgatgataatacaaattttaatttttttaagcagttttgAAATTCATACAAGAAGGGCTATGCCCCccatataataacatattacaaTCGGGTGCGGAGGATTACATACAGGAAAATTTTACTCTTAAATATGGCGGTTAGGAAAATTCCGATCAATGAAATTTGCACTGTGGAATATTAACTTGAGCAGAAAATTGCCTGATTTACCGAATTGCACCTCAAGCACTGgggatttatataaaataaccgCGGACCTCTAAAAaggttaatgaaaaaaaaattatgtgaatagctgtggatttttaaatttttttccaaaaacaattcCTGTtgtttgtgaatatctatgaatttttgaaatttttttctaaaaaattccaaaaaatctaatatttgaatatttttttctaaaaattaatttttttgtgaatagctattgatttttgaaatttttttcgaaaaaatttaatatttaaatttatttttggaatgactattagttttaaaaaaatccaataacgAAGCCACTCCCAAAACATAATCCTGTGGATGCCTCTGGTTGTGTAGTATAAACGTTAGGCCTGAAGGTAGATTAAAAATCCCCACCGCCGATTCAAGAACCCCTCCTCATTtcccaataatttaatttttgaaaacaagaaaatatatattcaaaacataaataacaCAAATTATCACAAAAGACATACAATAGAGCGTTTCCATGTGACGTCAACATTATTCGAATTcaaaacaaccaaattttatcagtattatagattaaaatgaGCAAAATGATGACAAACTACCATGTATATATTTGGACTTAAAAATAGTACCcacattcaaataaaagaacatttatccacatcattttttatcatttttaattactttactcATATCTAATTGATCCTAGATaaagtaaattgtaaaaatgtcacaattcaataatcatatttatacacaaacatacaatttaattcaaatattactgtttttataatattcaatggAGGGATGAGTACAACTAACTACTGAAGTGGAGTTGCTTTCTACCCCCCTTTCTGACTAAAAACTTGTTGCCAAATTTGTTGAAACGAAAGTGTTTTGGTCTTTATTTACTTTGGGTATTCAAAatcttgaaatgaataaatttttttatttaaaataaacaattttctgtattcaaaattaggtctttctttaaaaaaaaaagttatttgttaaaaaaaaataatttaaaacaaatttagtcaattgtttaaaaaaaaaaattaattttctaatttgaaaaagGTTATTTAGTCAGCTCATCCAAAAAACCCGgtcaaatctttaaaaaaatgtttttgtcaaatttcgTCTTATGtcattcttctaaaaaaaataatatgtcaaatttgacatttattaaCAAACATTCAGTCAAAAAACTCAACAAACTTCCCCAtataggggggggggagtgTCCCTAACTTTGTGTTTATTTGGGTTGATGATGTAATcatctatgacgtcaataaaatGTTCTATTATTCcgtaatactataaattataaagactAATATTTGTGCAAATCCATttaactcattattttttaaatcctatttgTTTATCAGGAATATCCGTTCCTAAAAAGTACTCTCTCCCCCATTCCCTAGATTTAAATTCGAAATTTCACCTGTAAAATAGAGACGGTAACacattatatttagtttgtaatAGTTATCCTCAAAATTATGTACCATTAATCCTTGAGGGATCTGATGAATGGGTGGATTGCTCAACGCCATTAATTGAGTTATATAAATCTCCGATCCATGAGTTATCATCACTCATACCTCCCATCATATGATCAATTTTCTCTTCAAAGTCCTCCAGTCCTAAAGAAAATACTCCTTTATCATGCTGTTTGCAAATTTATGCATTTATgcgtatttaataatattttgcatagtAACGATCGTCTCGTAAAGAAACAATGATGCAGCCACAATTAACCACATTAGTACGTAACTACTCCACCTTACCAACTAAGATCCTTTCAGTCAAATGACCCGACATAAGACTCCCCAAAATCCCTTCATCCTGAAAACTCCTTCCAGCCGCTGCTTTAATCTTGAGCAATAGAAGAATACCACCTCCAATAAGTCCACCAATCAGGAGCAATAAAAGTGTCTCGTTGATACCTTCAGGATCACACAGGATTTTTTTGTCATAGCTTCCCGTACTATGACCATAGTCCCCACCATGTCCATGACCATGTCCACCGAGTCGATCAAGTGTTGTCTTTTTTATTCCACTTAGTAGGTTGAGATCGTTTGTATCACCATAGTCGTCATAGTTAGCAAGGGAGGCATAGTTATTTGGATTAACGAGTGTTTCTGACATTCTTGCTTACTTAGTATGAACTGAATCTCAATGAGACAATTGATATATCTTGTCTACTACTGaaagacaattattttatatttttttaatcaaactcgCAAGACATTTCCAATGTTATGATACGcgccaataaaataaaatttctatatgACATGCAATAtctatctttcaatttttttttttgatgactcACTACAGAAgaaatttcttacaaatatgtatttaaatacttttctatTATTGTTGTAAGGGTAAttagtcaacacaaaagcaacctagaatgatttttcacaaaattaagtgtggattacatttgtattctttgacaaattattttcaatttatatcaacaaattattttcaatttattttcaatttatcaacaaattattttcaatttatatcaacaaattattcttggTAACCCATTAGATGAACCATAAATACACTCTTAGTGTAGCCAAAATAAATCGTCACAATATAAGgattagaaattgatatatttcttatatcagGCCTAATATAATAATTCTCTTAAACACCATAAAGGTACTAAACTATAGCCAAAATTATCATGCAacacatatttgaatattaaacgtATAGTTGATTCAAagatgtctatgaaatattgggctgtatgacGTATGTATACGAgttgtgttcaaaaagtaaggtgactttgtatttttatgaaagaatatttatttatttatcttatccCCTTCAAAGTAACCCCCTCAGGTACTATACACTTGTGCCTACGCCTTTTTCAATCCTCGATGCACTAAtcataagcacttttcggtaTGGCATTGATCTCTTCCAGGGATGCAgcctttatctcctcaatcgttgcaaatctccgtcctttcataggtTTCTTCAGTTTTGGTAAATAGAAAAAGTTACTTGGGGCCAAATCCGGGTAATATGGTGGCTGAGGCATGACTGTGGTCCAGAAAATATCTTACAAGCAAAGATGAGTAAGCAGGGTCGGCATTATTGATATGTAAAAGCCATGAATTGTTTTTCCACAATCCCAGGCGTTTTCTTTCGACTGCTTTTCGCAAGCGGTCCACAACTTCAagataatactttataataacCATATGAACATATGGTAAGAACTCCTGATACAAGTACAGAGCAATGCTCGTCATATGTATTCTcccggccatcttggaagaaCTTCTACAACttgtaaacaatttatttactcTGTAAAGTTTCACGGTACACCACAATCAATATTTGTCGTATTTTGAAGcccttcatttcattttttatacaaaatttgatgaaaattctGTGATCCATGTTTCTCAATAGCAAATGATCGCAGAACACTCGAAATACTTCGAACctttatgcctctcacaaacaaactaaacatattatatacctGAAACAATAGGTATATGTTCATGGCGAATTtggtaacataaaaaattaaaaaaatctagcatACGAATTGCGGccacaatatttcaaaagttaccttactttttgaacacaccttggttatgaaataaaataataaatggaagttttctcattttttaaatttttgttcaagattgacTTTATGTTGACCTACTACCATATCgagagtaaataatataaataacacaAAGGTAATAAACTTAACATAATTAAAGCAATATGAACATTGCTATTTAAGATGACGGggattttaaaatttccttTGGAAGCTTTagtattttttcgttttttgcTGCTTCTATTGGTGGGATGCAACTCACTCCCAGCTAGTCTTTGACTTCAAACACTAATATCTTACTGAATACTTTCTAAATTACCTACATTTAACTCTTCAATTAACCACACATACAACTATATTATcataaaacaaagataattcaTACTAATTTCAgagtatatttgataaattaatgaacaggaaaaaaattactctgaatttgtaaattcagaaaatgagtcACAGTATATTAGCATAATTAGGTATATGTATTCACCATCCCGAAAAATTCATATGCAGCATTAAATAGCTAATCATTCAACGTTCAATTGTTGGAGCAAAGCTCGTAGAAACTTGCTGAAATTGGTCAcgttaataattgataaatgcaCTGAAATAGATTTCAGGTTCCTTAGATTCAGGAAATTAGAGGCTCTGGAAATTGCATACTTAAAATAGCATAAACTAATTATCAATTGCATAATTGGAAACTGATAGATAACATATAGGAGTCTCATAACCTAAATGAAGACCCTAAATTATAgttcaaattcatattaatagtgtaaaataaaataaaataaaaaaatagcaattttctCCTATTCTTGATGTTTTTCAAGATTGTTGTTGTGTAAACTCACCCCATTTGTCTGAGTCGTCGTATAAACGAAATACCTACTTGTGTGCACTCATACTAAACAGAACAGAGCCCCCCACTGGaagtacaatatacatatggttatatatttatataataattcctTTACCCGTTATGATTTATGACTTGGATAGAACATGTCTCTTTCTCTCTCGTTATAATTAGGATCTAGGGACGAAGTTTAATTTAAGAGCTGTTCTCTTTCATGGCATTACCTccttaacttaaaaatatatagtctgTTTTGTTGTCAAATCTcgatatttctgcttcttttatCCCAATCAGTGTACTGAACGttaattggttaaattataCCGCATGGTCCATTGAAGTCTGTTCAATAactaaattcaataattaattaaggttgagtggctaaaattaatttatatttagatacattatagcataaacaattagttacaaaacaatacaaacttgagctctctagtaCAAGTCGaggaaatgacacttgaacgtgattgacgaatttccattacCATAATCCAAGCAGTTGGGAATCTCCAAGAccacgccatcagcaagtccaaattattctatcaaaaaggtcaaactagACCAGGAAGAGTTAAAGGAAACATCccaagccaatcccctcaagtccatgaggggccATGcggagatctcgggatttcacatcagattgtccagagagctatcaaaaaagtggacgGAACGAGCTTTGTAAGGGCGGAGAGGCAACTTCTGActccagcaatgaaaaaaacaccatctcctctgttgcaagactcttttgaatgagtcttgtGAGTTCTTTATAACTCTTTTTCACACTTTAGACTACCCCCTCCACTGCACTTTTTGGATAcatatcgaggggaaggcctacagtgtctGACATACAAGCCATTGTaagtcagcactgggacgccatggcagaggactacatctgcagcgtgTTCTAGTCCTTGCTTCACATCCTGGAAGACATCATTGCTCCTAAGgttggctacattaatgattaagagatcccatacacacatctatttatatgactaattttgttgaaattctattgttaattcataaattaaatctagttgaaatttaaaattcaaagtgttcagcttgtaatggaccactcggtaactAACTCTTTGTAATCTGTGAACTTTTCGagacaattattgaataataattgcaaaCTTAGGAAATATATACTGTAGAGGGTGTTTgagagggattttttttcttctaaaattgaag is part of the Lepeophtheirus salmonis chromosome 7, UVic_Lsal_1.4, whole genome shotgun sequence genome and harbors:
- the LOC121121672 gene encoding uncharacterized protein translates to MSETLVNPNNYASLANYDDYGDTNDLNLLSGIKKTTLDRLGGHGHGHGGDYGHSTGSYDKKILCDPEGINETLLLLLIGGLIGGGILLLLKIKAAAGRSFQDEGILGSLMSGHLTERILVGLEDFEEKIDHMMGGMSDDNSWIGDLYNSINGVEQSTHSSDPSRINGEISNLNLGNGGESTF